Proteins from a single region of Thermodesulfobacteriota bacterium:
- the gatC gene encoding Asp-tRNA(Asn)/Glu-tRNA(Gln) amidotransferase subunit GatC produces the protein MKITRETVLHVAELARLEFQENELDKFREQLENILGYIENLNKLDTSGVEPTYHVLEISTPLRRDLVEPWLSVDQALENSPDREHDFFAVPKVIEG, from the coding sequence ATGAAAATCACAAGAGAAACTGTTTTACATGTTGCTGAACTGGCAAGGTTGGAATTCCAAGAGAATGAGCTTGATAAGTTTCGAGAACAACTAGAAAATATTCTTGGTTATATAGAAAATCTAAATAAGCTCGACACCTCCGGCGTAGAACCAACTTATCACGTATTAGAGATTAGCACTCCCCTAAGAAGGGATTTAGTTGAACCATGGCTTAGCGTCGATCAGGCTTTAGAGAACTCTCCGGATAGAGAACATGATTTCTTCGCCGTTCCCAAGGTAATAGAAGGCTAA